Proteins from one Acropora muricata isolate sample 2 chromosome 9, ASM3666990v1, whole genome shotgun sequence genomic window:
- the LOC136929088 gene encoding carbonic anhydrase 3-like isoform X2 gives MPSKYLIVLLSQAILTCSTEAINSKVEYSPFDVKFSDVQSGSFDLCVDNKTNASSRHHEEFPVTLPFSKEPKDDRKVVEKILMHGFLGEMHLDGERVNWALPSRELHIITINGTREVGGTFFNFFHHKPTFKVNTWEQRKVSLTGGPLTAPYILDQFHFHVYCTRKEAEKSTLDRVQVPGELHLVFFREKYTSYSNAMLRYKDGLAVVAIYLEVGDEERSIPQIANLSKLVEYIAKDGNLRLPVTAAIQQLTGPLEKANAKYDTYRGNLVEPIKCENCVDVFVMEERFSISVKQMTEFRKAPHCVENDWAF, from the exons atgccttcgAAGTATTTAATAGTTCTACTAAGCCAAGCAATCTTGACATGTTCAACCGAAGCGATTAATTCAAAGGTGGAATATTCTCCCTTCGATGTCAAGTTCTCCGATGTACAAAGCGGATCATTTGATCTCTGTGTTGATAACAAAACGAATGCATCGAGCAGACATCATGAGGAATTTCCCGTGACG TTACCTTTTTCCAAAGAACCTAAAGACGACAGAAAAGTGGTGGAGAAAATACTCA TGCATGGTTTCCTTGGTGAGATGCATTTAGACGGGGAAAGGGTTAATTGGGCATTGCCCTCGAGAGAACTTCACATTATCACAATTAATGGCACCAGGGAAGTTGGAGGaacgtttttcaattttttccatCACAAACCAACATTTAAAGTTAACACTTGGGAGCAGCGAAAAGTATCTCTGACCGGCGGGCCATTGACGGCACCCTATATCTTGGACCAATTCCATTTTCATGTTTACTGCACAAGAAAAGAAGCTGAAAAAAGCACCCTAGATCGTGTTCAAGTCCCTGGTGAG CTGCACCTGGTATTCTTTCGTGAGAAATATACGTCCTACAGTAATGCAATGCTTCGATATAAAGATGGGCTTGCTGTGGTTGCTATTTATTTGGAG GTTGGCGACGAAGAAAGAAGCATTCCACAAATAGCAAACTTGTCCAAACTTGTAGAATACATTGCTAAAGACGGAA ATCTCAGATTGCCTGTAACAGCTGCCATCCAACAGTTGACTGGTCCGTTGGAGAAAGCCAACGCTAAGTACGATACTTACAGAGGAAATCTAGTTGAGCCAATTAAATGCGAGAACTGTGTCGATGTCTTTGTAATGGAGGAGCGTTTTTCAATATCCGTAAAACAG ATGACCGAATTCAGGAAAGCACCTCACTGCGTGGAAAACGACTGGGCATTTTAA
- the LOC136929088 gene encoding carbonic anhydrase 7-like isoform X1, with protein MNVRFEQKPSYFLLVLFSQDLIRLMVIVLIGCLAKTLAASSSELSEWNCSYSHGIVLNDTAGIIRESTLRLPFSKEPKDDRKVVEKILMHGFLGEMHLDGERVNWALPSRELHIITINGTREVGGTFFNFFHHKPTFKVNTWEQRKVSLTGGPLTAPYILDQFHFHVYCTRKEAEKSTLDRVQVPGELHLVFFREKYTSYSNAMLRYKDGLAVVAIYLEVGDEERSIPQIANLSKLVEYIAKDGNLRLPVTAAIQQLTGPLEKANAKYDTYRGNLVEPIKCENCVDVFVMEERFSISVKQMTEFRKAPHCVENDWAF; from the exons ATGAACGTGCGTTTTGAACAGAAACCAAGTTACTTTCTCCTCGTTCTTTTCAGTCAAGACCTTATTCGTCTGATGGTTATTGTGTTAATTGGGTGTTTAGCAAAAACCCTAGCGGCTAGTAGCAGTGAACTCTCCGAGTGGAACTGCAGCTATTCCCATGGGATTGTTTTAAATGATACTGCCGGTATTATTCGGGAATCAACTTTGCGG TTACCTTTTTCCAAAGAACCTAAAGACGACAGAAAAGTGGTGGAGAAAATACTCA TGCATGGTTTCCTTGGTGAGATGCATTTAGACGGGGAAAGGGTTAATTGGGCATTGCCCTCGAGAGAACTTCACATTATCACAATTAATGGCACCAGGGAAGTTGGAGGaacgtttttcaattttttccatCACAAACCAACATTTAAAGTTAACACTTGGGAGCAGCGAAAAGTATCTCTGACCGGCGGGCCATTGACGGCACCCTATATCTTGGACCAATTCCATTTTCATGTTTACTGCACAAGAAAAGAAGCTGAAAAAAGCACCCTAGATCGTGTTCAAGTCCCTGGTGAG CTGCACCTGGTATTCTTTCGTGAGAAATATACGTCCTACAGTAATGCAATGCTTCGATATAAAGATGGGCTTGCTGTGGTTGCTATTTATTTGGAG GTTGGCGACGAAGAAAGAAGCATTCCACAAATAGCAAACTTGTCCAAACTTGTAGAATACATTGCTAAAGACGGAA ATCTCAGATTGCCTGTAACAGCTGCCATCCAACAGTTGACTGGTCCGTTGGAGAAAGCCAACGCTAAGTACGATACTTACAGAGGAAATCTAGTTGAGCCAATTAAATGCGAGAACTGTGTCGATGTCTTTGTAATGGAGGAGCGTTTTTCAATATCCGTAAAACAG ATGACCGAATTCAGGAAAGCACCTCACTGCGTGGAAAACGACTGGGCATTTTAA
- the LOC136929088 gene encoding carbonic anhydrase 3-like isoform X3, protein MLALPFSKEPKDDRKVVEKILMHGFLGEMHLDGERVNWALPSRELHIITINGTREVGGTFFNFFHHKPTFKVNTWEQRKVSLTGGPLTAPYILDQFHFHVYCTRKEAEKSTLDRVQVPGELHLVFFREKYTSYSNAMLRYKDGLAVVAIYLEVGDEERSIPQIANLSKLVEYIAKDGNLRLPVTAAIQQLTGPLEKANAKYDTYRGNLVEPIKCENCVDVFVMEERFSISVKQMTEFRKAPHCVENDWAF, encoded by the exons ATGCTGGCG TTACCTTTTTCCAAAGAACCTAAAGACGACAGAAAAGTGGTGGAGAAAATACTCA TGCATGGTTTCCTTGGTGAGATGCATTTAGACGGGGAAAGGGTTAATTGGGCATTGCCCTCGAGAGAACTTCACATTATCACAATTAATGGCACCAGGGAAGTTGGAGGaacgtttttcaattttttccatCACAAACCAACATTTAAAGTTAACACTTGGGAGCAGCGAAAAGTATCTCTGACCGGCGGGCCATTGACGGCACCCTATATCTTGGACCAATTCCATTTTCATGTTTACTGCACAAGAAAAGAAGCTGAAAAAAGCACCCTAGATCGTGTTCAAGTCCCTGGTGAG CTGCACCTGGTATTCTTTCGTGAGAAATATACGTCCTACAGTAATGCAATGCTTCGATATAAAGATGGGCTTGCTGTGGTTGCTATTTATTTGGAG GTTGGCGACGAAGAAAGAAGCATTCCACAAATAGCAAACTTGTCCAAACTTGTAGAATACATTGCTAAAGACGGAA ATCTCAGATTGCCTGTAACAGCTGCCATCCAACAGTTGACTGGTCCGTTGGAGAAAGCCAACGCTAAGTACGATACTTACAGAGGAAATCTAGTTGAGCCAATTAAATGCGAGAACTGTGTCGATGTCTTTGTAATGGAGGAGCGTTTTTCAATATCCGTAAAACAG ATGACCGAATTCAGGAAAGCACCTCACTGCGTGGAAAACGACTGGGCATTTTAA